The proteins below are encoded in one region of Saccopteryx leptura isolate mSacLep1 chromosome 1, mSacLep1_pri_phased_curated, whole genome shotgun sequence:
- the CCDC89 gene encoding coiled-coil domain-containing protein 89, producing MPENELALRMDTPLSEESLERQNKILDNQEEEMGFKELDGLKEALANLQGLSEEEKSEKAMLRSRIHEQSLLICILKRRSDEALERCQVLELLNTELEDKRMLEAKKLKDKSEYALKLEDRFMTLAANHEAMIRFKDEHKSQNIKLREENEKLKLENDSLFSQALKDQEANVLQLTAQNETLAKELETLKQRYAQDACRAQAREKELQELRSRQTRAHTKETEQLHSQLQSLKQQHQQAMEQMAKAEQAHSSLSQELQARLQTVTREKEELLQLSMERGKVLQNKQAEIRLLEEKLETAEVARRRALERFEQEAVAVDSNLRVRELQRRVDRIQKAYDELTLQSEAFKKHSLDLLSKERELNAKLRHLFP from the coding sequence ATGCCTGAGAATGAGTTGGCTCTCAGGATGGACACGCCACTCTCTGAAGAATCCTTAGAAAGGCAAAACAAAATACTGGACAACCAGGAAGAGGAGATGGGGTTTAAGGAACTGGACGGCCTGAAGGAAGCCCTGGCGAACCTCCAGGGACTGTCCgaggaggagaagagtgagaaggCCATGCTTCGCTCCCGCATCCACGAGCAGTCCCTGCTCATCTGCATCCTGAAGCGGAGGTCAGATGAGGCCCTGGAGCGCTGCCAGGTCCTGGAGCTGCTCAACACAGAGCTGGAGGACAAGAGGATGCTGGAGGCCAAGAAGCTGAAGGACAAGAGCGAGTATGCCCTGAAGCTAGAGGATCGCTTCATGACCCTGGCAGCCAACCACGAGGCGATGATCCGCTTCAAGGATGAACACAAGAGTCAGAACATCAAGTTGAGAGAGGAGAATGAGAAGCTGAAGCTGGAGAACGACAGCCTCTTCAGCCAGGCTCTCAAGGACCAGGAGGCCAATGTCCTGCAGCTCACTGCCCAGAATGAGACCCTGGCCAAGGAGCTGGAGACACTGAAACAGAGGTATGCCCAGGATGCCTGCCGGGCACAGGCCCGAGAGAAGGAGCTGCAGGAGCTGCGGAGCCGGCAGACACGTGCCCACACCAAGGAAACGGAGCAGCTGCACAGCCAGCTGCAGAGCCTCAAGCAGCAGCACCAGCAGGCCATGGAGCAGATGGCAAAGGCCGAGCAGGCCCACAGCAGCCTGAGCCAGGAGCTGCAGGCCAGGCTGCAGACCGTCACTCGGGAGAAAGAGGAGCTGCTACAGCTGTCCATGGAGAGAGGCAAGGTGCTTCAGAACAAGCAAGCAGAGATCCgcctgctggaggagaagttggAGACAGCAGAGGTGGCCCGGAGACGAGCACTAGAGCGGTTTGAGCAAGAGGCGGTGGCTGTGGACAGTAACCTGAGAGTCCGGGAACTTCAGCGCAGGGTAGACAGGATCCAGAAGGCCTACGATGAACTCACGCTGCAGTCAGAAGCCTTCAAAAAGCACAGCCTGGATCTTTTAAGCAAGGAGAGAGAACTCAATGCCAAACTCCGCCATCTCTTTCCATAA
- the SYTL2 gene encoding synaptotagmin-like protein 2 isoform X21, producing MVSGSVMSVYSGDFGNLEVKGSIQFAVDYVDSLKELHIFVAQCKDLAAADFKKQRSDPYVKTYLLPDKGKMGKKKTLIVKKTLDPVYNEILRYKIEKQILKTQKLNLSVWHRDTFKRNSFLGEVELDLETWDWDNKQNKQLKWYPLKRKTAAAALEAENRGEMKLALQYVPEPTPGKKLPTTGEVHIWVKECLDLPQLRGSHLNSFVKCTILPDTSRKSRQKTRAVGKTTSPVFNHTMVYDGFRPEDLMEACVELTVWDHYKLTNQFLGGLRIGFGTGKSYGTEVDWMDSTSEEVALWEKMVNSPNTWIEATLPLRMLLIAKISK from the exons ATG GTGAGTGGCAGTGTGATGAGTGTTTACAGTGGAGACTTTGGCAATCTGGAAGTGAAAGGAAGTATTCAGTTCGCGGTTGACTATGTGGATTCACTGAAGGAGCTGCACATCTTTGTGGCCCAGTGTAAGGACTTAGCCGCTGCAGACTTTAAAAAACAGCGTTCAGACCC atATGTAAAGACTTACCTGTTACCAGACAAGGGCAAAATGGGCAAGAAGAAAACGCTCATAGTGAAGAAAACTTTGGATCCTGTGTATAACGAGATACTGCGG TATAAAATCGAAAAGCAGATCTTAAAGACACAGAAGCTGAACCTGTCTGTATGGCATCGGGATACATTTAAACGCAACAGTTTCCTAGGGGAAGTGGAACTGGATTTGGAAACTTGGGACTGGGACAACAAGCAGAATAAACAATTGAAGTGGTACCCTCTGAAGCGGAAA ACAGCAGCAGCTGCCCTTGAAGCAGAAAACAGAGGTGAAATGAAGTTAGCTCTCCAGTATGTCCCAGAGCCAACTCCTG GCAAAAAGCTTCCTACAACCGGAGAAGTGCACATCTGGGTGAAGGAATGCCTTGATCTACCCCAGCTAAGGGGCAGCCATCTAAATTCTTTTGTTAAATG TACCATCCTTCCAGATACAAGTAGGAAAAGTCGCCAAAAGACAAGAGCTGTAGGGAAAACCACCAGCCCTGTCTTCAACCACACCATGGTATATGATGGGTTCAGGCCTGAGGATCTGATGGAAGCCTGTGTAGAGCTTACTGTCTGGGACCATTACAAATTAACCAACCAGTTTTTGGGAGGTCTTCGAATTGGCTTTGGAACAG gTAAAAGCTATGGTACTGAAGTGGATTGGATGGACTCTACTTCAGAGGAAGTTGCTCTCTGGGAAAAGATGGTAAACTCCCCCAACACTTGGATTGAAGCAACCCTGCCTCTCAGAATGCTGTTGATAGCCAAGATTTCTAAATga